Proteins encoded within one genomic window of Bradyrhizobium sp. AZCC 1719:
- a CDS encoding TIGR02594 family protein, whose translation MSQLFAFRRSLRVIALALCSASIIVFVSPASARPHHGAGRHARAHHAGHHAKHHYAYRHHRHALRMSRGERRVARAHAGGFAGINPSFMESSPQTVAPGGFVSSNTVKTERADRAGRRARIRHAAHASRWERAVAKMHARGLADANASVTPGTSVESNSTVTPTSGAMASGYTSSNVVAEARKYLGGNPTGRGSLWCARFMNMVLQHSGYRGTGSDMASSFAKYGQRISGPQVGAIAVMSRGRRGGHVGIITGVDAKGNPIMISGNSGNRVREMPVSRGRIYAYVMPTS comes from the coding sequence ATGAGTCAGTTGTTTGCGTTTCGCCGGTCGCTTCGAGTAATTGCGCTGGCACTGTGTTCGGCTTCCATCATCGTATTCGTCTCTCCAGCTTCAGCACGGCCTCACCACGGCGCAGGGCGACATGCCCGGGCCCATCACGCCGGCCATCATGCGAAGCATCACTACGCATATCGCCACCATCGCCATGCTCTCAGGATGTCGCGCGGGGAGCGCAGGGTCGCGCGAGCGCATGCCGGCGGCTTTGCGGGCATCAACCCGAGCTTCATGGAAAGCAGTCCCCAGACGGTTGCACCTGGCGGTTTCGTCTCGTCCAACACAGTCAAGACAGAGCGCGCCGATCGCGCCGGCCGTCGTGCCCGGATCCGGCACGCCGCGCACGCATCGCGCTGGGAGCGCGCGGTCGCGAAAATGCACGCGCGTGGTCTTGCCGATGCCAACGCTAGCGTCACGCCGGGAACGAGCGTCGAATCCAATTCAACGGTAACGCCGACCAGCGGCGCAATGGCCTCAGGCTACACCTCGTCGAACGTCGTCGCCGAAGCACGGAAATATCTCGGCGGCAACCCGACGGGACGCGGCAGCCTGTGGTGCGCGCGGTTCATGAACATGGTTCTGCAGCATTCCGGTTATCGCGGCACCGGCTCGGACATGGCGAGCTCGTTCGCGAAATACGGCCAGCGCATTTCCGGCCCGCAGGTCGGCGCGATTGCGGTGATGTCGCGCGGCCGCCGCGGCGGTCATGTCGGCATCATCACCGGCGTCGACGCCAAGGGCAATCCGATCATGATCTCCGGCAACAGCGGCAACCGCGTCCGCGAGATGCCAGTCTCGCGCGGCCGGATCTACGCCTACGTCATGCCGACGAGCTGA
- a CDS encoding alpha/beta fold hydrolase, producing the protein MPYAVAKDSVRLHFEEAGSGTPIIFLHEFAADHTNWEPQMRYFSRGHRCIAYSARGYTPSDVPPSAEVYTYEHFYTDALAVLDHLGIAKAHFVGLSMGSYSSLQVGLNAPERALSMTLAAVGAGSSLEHLDAFRAQCVANAEQYETIGSVEVAKVTREAPSRIPFLLKDPRGHADFYAALARHDARGSANTMRSFQGKRPSIYTMTDAIRRVPTPALILCGDEDDNCIGPSLFLKQHLPAAGLSFFPKSGHVLNLEEPALFNEMVERFIALVEAGRWPARDPRSMVAVHV; encoded by the coding sequence ATGCCCTATGCCGTCGCCAAGGATAGCGTCCGCCTCCATTTCGAGGAGGCCGGAAGCGGAACGCCAATCATCTTCCTGCACGAATTTGCGGCCGACCACACCAATTGGGAGCCGCAGATGCGCTACTTCTCGCGCGGCCATCGCTGCATCGCCTATTCGGCACGCGGCTATACGCCATCCGACGTGCCGCCCTCGGCCGAGGTCTACACCTACGAGCATTTCTACACCGACGCGCTCGCCGTGCTCGATCACCTCGGCATCGCCAAAGCGCATTTCGTCGGCCTGTCGATGGGCTCCTATTCCTCGCTGCAGGTCGGCCTCAATGCGCCGGAGCGCGCCCTGTCGATGACACTCGCCGCCGTCGGCGCCGGCTCGTCACTCGAACATCTCGACGCCTTCCGCGCGCAATGCGTCGCCAATGCCGAGCAGTATGAAACGATCGGATCGGTTGAAGTCGCCAAGGTGACGCGTGAGGCGCCGAGCCGGATTCCATTTTTGCTGAAGGACCCGCGCGGCCACGCCGATTTCTACGCCGCGCTGGCGCGGCATGATGCCAGGGGCTCGGCCAACACCATGCGCAGCTTTCAAGGCAAGCGACCGTCGATCTACACCATGACGGATGCGATCCGGCGCGTGCCGACGCCGGCGCTGATCCTGTGCGGCGACGAGGACGACAACTGCATCGGGCCGAGCCTGTTCCTGAAGCAGCATCTGCCGGCGGCGGGACTTTCGTTCTTTCCGAAGTCAGGCCACGTGCTCAATCTGGAAGAGCCGGCGCTGTTCAACGAGATGGTGGAGCGGTTCATCGCGCTGGTCGAAGCCGGGCGATGGCCGGCGCGCGATCCGCGGTCGATGGTGGCGGTTCACGTCTAG
- the metW gene encoding methionine biosynthesis protein MetW, with translation MALQEQALPLGGVAPDRTGKYRTDHLLVAEMIAAGSKVLDVGCGDGELLQLLESRGIDGRGIELSREGVNRCVAKGLAVVQGDADTDLVNYPDDAFDYVILSQTLQATRQPKPVLENLLRIGRRAIVSFPNFGFWKMRLQLLVGGHMPRTENLPATWYDTPNIHFCTIKDFVQLCDEINVKMERAVALDLYGRPVPLNLPWWVWNMFGEQGVFLLSRGGKGK, from the coding sequence ATGGCCCTTCAGGAACAAGCATTGCCGCTCGGCGGCGTCGCGCCCGACCGCACGGGCAAATATCGCACCGACCATCTCCTCGTCGCCGAAATGATTGCGGCCGGCTCAAAAGTGCTCGACGTCGGCTGTGGCGACGGCGAGTTGCTGCAGCTCCTGGAGAGCCGCGGCATCGATGGCCGCGGCATCGAGCTGTCGCGCGAGGGCGTCAACCGCTGCGTCGCCAAGGGGCTCGCCGTGGTGCAGGGCGACGCCGACACCGATCTCGTCAATTATCCGGACGATGCCTTCGATTACGTCATCCTGTCGCAGACGCTGCAGGCGACGCGGCAGCCGAAGCCGGTCCTGGAAAACCTGCTGCGCATCGGCCGGCGCGCGATCGTGTCGTTCCCGAATTTCGGCTTCTGGAAGATGCGGCTGCAGTTACTCGTCGGCGGCCACATGCCGCGTACCGAAAATCTCCCCGCCACCTGGTACGACACGCCGAACATCCATTTCTGCACGATCAAGGACTTCGTGCAGCTCTGCGACGAGATCAACGTCAAGATGGAGCGCGCCGTCGCGCTCGATCTCTACGGCCGCCCGGTGCCGCTGAACCTGCCCTGGTGGGTCTGGAACATGTTCGGCGAGCAGGGCGTGTTTTTGCTGAGTAGGGGCGGGAAGGGGAAGTGA
- the metX gene encoding homoserine O-acetyltransferase MetX — MTQLQSVSSPSIHSEDRAHEADHPTSPVVKFGIEQPLKLDCGIDLAPFQIAYQTYGELNADRSNAILICHALTLDQHVANVHPLTGKAGWWEIMVGPGRPLDTDRYFIICSNVIGGCMGSTGPASTNPATGKAWGLDFPIITIPDMVRAQAMLLDRLGIQTLLCVIGGSMGGMQVLQWTAAYPERVFSALPVACSTRHSAQNIAFHELGRQAVMADPDWHHGRYFERSTHPHRGLAVARMAGHITYLSDAALHRKFGRRMQDRELPTFSFDADFQVESYLRYQGSSFVERFDANSYLYLTRAMDYFDIAADHDGVLAEAFRGIKTRFCVVSFTSDWLFPTSESRALVHALNASSARVSFAEIETDRGHDAFLLDVPEFFDISRAFLESAGKSRGLDGTGG, encoded by the coding sequence ATGACACAATTGCAGTCGGTATCCAGTCCGTCGATTCACAGCGAGGACCGCGCCCATGAGGCCGATCATCCGACCTCGCCGGTGGTCAAATTCGGCATCGAGCAGCCCTTGAAGCTCGATTGCGGCATCGATCTCGCGCCATTCCAGATCGCGTACCAGACCTATGGCGAGTTGAACGCCGACCGCTCCAACGCGATCCTGATCTGCCACGCGCTGACGCTGGACCAGCATGTCGCCAACGTGCATCCTCTGACCGGCAAGGCCGGCTGGTGGGAAATCATGGTCGGTCCAGGGCGCCCGCTCGATACCGACAGATATTTCATCATCTGTTCGAACGTGATCGGCGGTTGCATGGGATCGACCGGTCCGGCCTCGACCAACCCGGCGACCGGCAAGGCGTGGGGACTGGATTTTCCGATCATCACCATCCCCGACATGGTCCGCGCGCAGGCCATGTTGCTCGACCGGCTGGGCATCCAAACATTGTTGTGCGTCATAGGCGGCTCGATGGGCGGCATGCAGGTGCTGCAATGGACGGCAGCCTATCCGGAACGGGTGTTTTCCGCGCTGCCGGTCGCCTGCTCGACGCGCCATTCGGCGCAAAACATCGCGTTTCACGAACTCGGCCGGCAGGCCGTGATGGCTGATCCGGACTGGCACCATGGGCGCTATTTCGAGCGCAGCACGCATCCGCACCGCGGACTGGCGGTGGCGCGCATGGCGGGGCACATCACCTATCTTTCCGACGCTGCGCTGCATCGCAAGTTCGGGCGGCGGATGCAGGACCGCGAACTGCCGACGTTTTCGTTCGACGCGGATTTCCAGGTCGAAAGCTATCTGCGCTATCAGGGCTCGTCGTTCGTCGAGCGCTTCGATGCCAACAGCTACCTCTATCTGACGCGCGCGATGGATTATTTCGATATCGCCGCCGACCATGACGGCGTGCTGGCGGAAGCGTTTCGCGGCATCAAGACCCGCTTCTGCGTGGTGTCGTTCACGTCCGACTGGCTGTTTCCGACCTCGGAATCGCGCGCGCTGGTGCATGCGCTGAATGCTTCGAGCGCGCGGGTGTCGTTCGCCGAGATCGAGACCGACCGCGGCCACGATGCCTTCCTGCTCGACGTGCCCGAGTTCTTCGACATTTCTCGCGCCTTCCTGGAATCCGCGGGCAAGTCGCGCGGTCTCGATGGTACAGGTGGCTGA
- a CDS encoding chorismate mutase, whose translation MSKAPPAPPSLQELRKEIDAIDEQVHRLLMARGDIIDRLIQVKQTQEVGSAFRPAREASMMRSLVERHRGILPLDTIESIWRVIISTFTYVQAPFSVHADVSIGEPAMRDSARFHFGFVVPYVGHFSAQAAVEAVAKSKGDLALVSAVSSRTPWWSALEAEGAPKIIARLPFLERADHPAALPVFVISRVADDAMVTEVQMWSVRVSGWNADIARALAPLAEIVAVPDTAFDGAALLVSDAGSGFEKIKTALIQAGASVRSSALVGSHATRYTVPPNGSAKP comes from the coding sequence ATGTCCAAGGCTCCCCCGGCTCCGCCCTCGCTGCAGGAATTGCGCAAGGAGATCGACGCGATCGACGAGCAGGTCCATCGCCTCTTGATGGCGCGCGGCGACATCATCGACCGGCTGATCCAGGTGAAGCAGACCCAGGAGGTGGGCTCGGCGTTCCGACCCGCGCGAGAGGCCAGCATGATGCGCAGCCTGGTCGAGCGCCATCGCGGCATCCTGCCGTTAGACACCATCGAGAGCATCTGGCGCGTCATCATCTCGACCTTTACTTATGTCCAGGCGCCGTTCTCGGTACACGCGGACGTCTCGATCGGCGAGCCGGCGATGCGGGATTCGGCGCGGTTTCACTTCGGCTTTGTCGTGCCCTATGTCGGCCATTTCAGCGCACAGGCCGCGGTTGAAGCCGTCGCGAAATCCAAGGGCGATCTGGCGCTGGTCTCGGCGGTCTCGAGCCGCACGCCGTGGTGGAGTGCGCTGGAAGCCGAAGGCGCACCAAAAATCATTGCCCGCCTGCCGTTCCTCGAACGCGCCGATCATCCGGCCGCGCTGCCGGTGTTCGTGATCTCGCGCGTCGCCGATGATGCCATGGTGACGGAGGTGCAGATGTGGAGCGTCCGCGTCTCGGGGTGGAACGCCGATATCGCCCGCGCCCTCGCCCCGCTCGCCGAAATCGTCGCGGTGCCCGATACCGCTTTCGACGGTGCGGCGCTTTTGGTGTCGGACGCCGGCAGCGGGTTCGAAAAGATCAAGACCGCCCTGATCCAGGCCGGCGCCTCGGTGCGCTCGTCGGCTCTCGTCGGCAGCCACGCAACACGCTATACGGTGCCCCCGAACGGGTCGGCGAAGCCCTGA
- the hisC gene encoding histidinol-phosphate transaminase, which yields MNRPVPNPGILDIAPYTPGKTPVPEPGRKVFKLSANETPFGPSPKAIEVYRDVAAHLEDYPEGTSRVLREAIGRAYGLDPNRIICGAGSDEILNLLAHTYLSQGDEAISTAHGFLVYPIATMANGAKNVVAPETNFTADVDAILARVTPRTKLVWLANPNNPTGTYVPFDEVKRLRAGLPSNVLLVLDAAYSDYVSRNDYELGLELVATTENTVMTHTFSKIHGLAALRIGWMFGPAHIIDAVNRIRGPFNVSTPAMLAAVAAIEDTAHVQKSKAFTEEWRNWLTEEIGKLGLKVTPSVANFVLIHFPTEKGKTSADADTFLTKRGLVLRALNNYGLPHALRMTIGTEEANRLVVDALRDFMAAK from the coding sequence ATGAACCGCCCCGTGCCGAATCCCGGCATTCTCGATATTGCGCCCTACACGCCCGGCAAGACCCCGGTGCCGGAGCCGGGCCGCAAGGTGTTCAAGCTGTCGGCCAACGAGACCCCGTTCGGGCCGTCGCCGAAGGCGATCGAAGTCTACAGGGACGTGGCTGCGCATCTGGAGGACTATCCGGAAGGGACCTCGCGGGTGCTGCGCGAAGCGATCGGCCGCGCCTACGGGCTCGATCCCAACCGCATCATCTGCGGCGCCGGTTCGGACGAAATCCTCAACCTTTTGGCGCACACCTATCTCAGCCAAGGCGATGAGGCGATCTCGACCGCCCACGGCTTCCTGGTCTATCCGATCGCGACGATGGCGAACGGCGCCAAGAATGTTGTCGCGCCCGAGACCAACTTTACCGCTGACGTCGACGCCATTCTCGCGCGCGTGACGCCGCGCACGAAACTGGTGTGGCTCGCCAACCCGAACAACCCGACCGGCACCTACGTGCCGTTCGACGAGGTCAAGCGGCTGCGCGCTGGATTGCCGTCGAACGTGCTGCTGGTGCTCGACGCTGCATACTCCGACTACGTGTCGCGCAACGATTACGAGCTCGGCCTGGAGCTGGTGGCCACCACAGAAAACACCGTGATGACGCACACCTTCTCCAAGATTCACGGGCTGGCAGCGCTGCGGATCGGCTGGATGTTCGGCCCGGCGCACATCATCGATGCCGTCAACCGGATTCGAGGTCCCTTCAACGTCTCGACGCCGGCGATGCTGGCGGCGGTCGCCGCGATCGAGGACACCGCGCATGTCCAGAAGTCGAAGGCGTTCACCGAAGAGTGGCGCAACTGGCTGACGGAGGAGATCGGCAAACTCGGACTGAAGGTGACGCCGAGCGTCGCCAACTTCGTGCTGATCCACTTCCCGACCGAGAAGGGCAAGACCTCGGCCGACGCCGACACGTTCCTCACCAAACGCGGCCTGGTGCTGCGGGCGCTGAACAATTACGGCCTGCCGCACGCGCTACGCATGACCATTGGCACCGAGGAGGCCAACCGCCTCGTCGTCGACGCCTTGCGCGACTTCATGGCGGCCAAGTGA
- a CDS encoding prephenate/arogenate dehydrogenase family protein translates to MSTVPIFRRVALIGFGLIGGSIARAVRAQGLASEIVTTARSEKTRARVTELGIVDRVLETNAEAVNDADLVILCIPVGACGQVAQEIAPFLKAGAIVSDAGSVKGAIVREMAPHLPGHVHFVPAHPVAGTEHSGPDSGFAELFINRWCILTPPEGTDPMAVETLRAFWAGMGAKVETMTPDHHDLVLAITSHLPHLIAYTIVGTADELAQVTSSEVIKFSAGGFRDFTRIAASDPTMWRDVFLNNKEAVLEMLGTFNEDLSKLTRAIRRGDGEALFEHFTRTRAIRRGIVEIGQDSAAPDFGRPHPPLEKKAE, encoded by the coding sequence GTGAGTACGGTACCGATCTTCCGACGCGTCGCGCTGATCGGCTTCGGCCTGATCGGCGGCTCGATCGCGCGCGCGGTGCGGGCCCAGGGGCTTGCGAGCGAAATCGTCACCACCGCGCGTTCGGAGAAAACCCGTGCGCGGGTTACCGAGCTCGGCATCGTCGATCGCGTGCTGGAGACCAACGCGGAGGCCGTCAACGACGCCGACCTCGTGATCCTCTGCATCCCCGTCGGCGCCTGCGGGCAAGTAGCGCAGGAGATCGCGCCGTTCCTGAAAGCGGGCGCGATCGTTTCCGACGCCGGCTCGGTCAAGGGCGCCATCGTCCGCGAAATGGCGCCGCATCTGCCGGGCCATGTTCATTTCGTCCCGGCGCATCCGGTCGCCGGCACCGAGCACTCCGGGCCCGACTCAGGCTTCGCCGAACTGTTCATCAACCGCTGGTGCATTCTCACCCCGCCCGAGGGCACCGACCCCATGGCGGTCGAAACGCTGCGCGCGTTCTGGGCCGGCATGGGCGCCAAGGTCGAGACCATGACGCCGGATCATCACGACCTGGTGCTGGCGATCACCAGCCATTTGCCGCATCTGATCGCCTACACCATTGTCGGCACCGCGGACGAGCTGGCGCAGGTAACGTCGTCGGAAGTGATCAAGTTCTCGGCCGGCGGCTTTCGCGACTTCACCCGCATCGCGGCGTCGGACCCGACGATGTGGCGCGACGTGTTTTTGAACAACAAGGAGGCCGTGCTGGAAATGCTCGGCACCTTCAACGAGGACCTTTCAAAACTCACCCGCGCCATCCGCCGTGGCGACGGCGAGGCGCTGTTCGAGCATTTCACCCGCACCCGCGCCATCCGCCGCGGCATCGTCGAGATCGGCCAGGATTCGGCAGCCCCAGATTTCGGCCGCCCGCATCCGCCGCTGGAGAAGAAGGCGGAGTGA
- a CDS encoding DUF2125 domain-containing protein — protein MPDMTPAPRRRPLWRLFIAPALLLVVAAAWSAFWFYAASEVGVRADAWALQEAKAGRVYACGKRSVAGFPFRFEVRCDDASVSLVSQTAGAQAPFTARLGEIMVIAQIYQPRLLIAEFKAPATLADRGQPPSMKVNWTLGRSSVSGLPDVPQRASIVFDNPSIDRVNGPVETPLARARHVELHGRLAEGSTRDHPVIEAVLQISGGNVQEVHPVLAQPFDADIQTKLTGLKDFTPKPWPERFRELQAAGGHVEIVRSRIQQGDLISLAAGTLRLNAQGRIDGELQMTVTGLERVIPALGIEKMLEEGVPQATLDRVAPGVKSQDLNNLFGALDKAIPGLGKVVKQNANAGVTASINALGKEAELEGRKARAFPLRFVDGAVFLGPLKVGQVPPLF, from the coding sequence ATGCCTGACATGACCCCTGCGCCGCGCCGGCGCCCGCTGTGGCGCCTCTTCATCGCGCCTGCACTGCTCCTTGTTGTTGCCGCGGCATGGAGCGCGTTCTGGTTCTATGCCGCTTCCGAAGTCGGCGTGCGCGCCGATGCGTGGGCGCTGCAGGAAGCAAAGGCCGGCCGGGTCTATGCCTGCGGCAAGCGTTCGGTGGCCGGCTTCCCGTTCCGCTTCGAAGTCCGCTGCGACGACGCCAGCGTTTCGCTGGTCTCGCAGACCGCCGGCGCGCAGGCGCCGTTCACCGCGCGGCTCGGCGAGATCATGGTGATCGCGCAGATCTACCAGCCGAGACTCTTGATCGCCGAATTCAAGGCGCCGGCCACGCTCGCCGATCGCGGCCAGCCGCCGTCGATGAAGGTGAACTGGACCTTGGGCCGCAGCAGCGTGAGCGGATTGCCCGATGTGCCGCAGCGCGCTTCCATCGTGTTCGACAATCCCTCGATCGACCGCGTCAACGGACCGGTCGAGACGCCGCTGGCGCGCGCCCGCCATGTCGAGCTGCACGGCCGCCTTGCCGAAGGTTCGACGAGGGATCACCCCGTGATCGAAGCCGTGCTGCAGATATCGGGCGGCAACGTGCAGGAGGTGCACCCGGTGCTGGCGCAGCCGTTCGACGCCGACATCCAGACCAAGCTCACCGGTTTGAAGGATTTTACGCCGAAGCCGTGGCCCGAACGTTTCCGGGAATTGCAGGCGGCGGGCGGCCATGTCGAGATCGTCCGCTCGCGGATTCAGCAGGGCGATCTGATCTCGCTGGCCGCTGGGACGCTGCGCCTCAACGCCCAGGGGCGGATCGACGGCGAGTTGCAGATGACGGTGACGGGACTCGAGCGCGTGATTCCGGCGCTCGGAATCGAGAAGATGCTGGAGGAGGGCGTGCCGCAGGCAACGCTCGATCGCGTCGCACCCGGCGTCAAGAGCCAGGACCTCAACAATCTGTTCGGTGCGCTGGACAAGGCGATCCCGGGGCTCGGCAAGGTCGTCAAGCAGAACGCCAATGCCGGCGTCACCGCCAGCATCAACGCGCTTGGCAAGGAGGCAGAGCTGGAAGGGCGGAAAGCGCGCGCCTTCCCGCTGCGCTTTGTCGATGGCGCGGTGTTTCTGGGCCCGCTGAAAGTCGGCCAAGTGCCGCCGCTGTTTTGA
- a CDS encoding gamma-glutamylcyclotransferase: protein MSAIEFNDTEFSQGDLWVFGYGSLMWRPGFEFIERVPARLIGEHRALCVYSFVHRGTPEKPGLVLGLDRGGACRGIAFRVAEKQRAATIAYLREREQVTSVYREVMRSVWLENDARQRVSALVYVVDRGHVQYAGRLSLAEQLRHVLQGHGQSGVNRDYVLATVKAIEAEGLRDSQLHRLAAMLHTQHPPPLPAEDSDR from the coding sequence ATGTCCGCAATTGAGTTCAACGATACGGAATTCTCGCAAGGCGACCTCTGGGTGTTCGGCTACGGCTCCCTGATGTGGCGCCCGGGCTTCGAATTCATCGAGCGGGTTCCGGCGCGGCTGATCGGCGAGCACCGCGCGCTCTGCGTCTACTCCTTCGTCCATCGCGGCACGCCGGAAAAGCCCGGCCTCGTTCTCGGACTTGACCGCGGCGGCGCCTGCCGCGGCATCGCATTCCGCGTCGCGGAGAAGCAACGCGCCGCCACCATCGCCTATTTGCGCGAGCGCGAGCAGGTCACATCGGTCTACCGCGAGGTGATGCGGTCGGTGTGGCTGGAGAACGATGCGCGTCAACGCGTCAGCGCACTCGTCTACGTGGTCGATCGCGGCCACGTGCAATATGCCGGCCGGCTGTCGCTGGCAGAACAATTACGTCACGTGCTGCAGGGGCACGGCCAGTCCGGCGTCAACCGCGATTACGTTCTGGCCACCGTGAAGGCGATCGAAGCGGAAGGCCTTCGCGATTCGCAACTGCACCGGCTCGCGGCGATGCTGCACACCCAGCATCCACCGCCGCTTCCCGCAGAGGACAGCGACCGTTGA
- a CDS encoding YdcF family protein, with product MVLQHDDSTPREGAARPRGWLRAAIVGSMAILFVAAAVGFIAFLSQLRGAEIKPARNADGIVVFTGGSSRVADAMELLAGGYGKRLLISGVHPTNAARDISRSLPDNQSLLGCCVDLDRSAANTRGNAAETRRWARERGFKSLIVVTSNYHMPRAILELSHAMPDVTLIPFAVIGEKWRDEPWWTSGATLRLLLSEYAKYVAAEVRVRLASAGIDLVPEPSDQPTPAPSRPATAQVN from the coding sequence ATGGTTTTGCAGCACGACGATAGCACGCCGAGGGAGGGTGCCGCGCGGCCGCGCGGATGGCTGCGCGCGGCCATCGTCGGCTCCATGGCGATCCTGTTCGTCGCTGCGGCGGTAGGCTTCATTGCCTTTCTCTCGCAATTGCGCGGCGCCGAAATCAAGCCGGCGCGCAACGCCGACGGCATCGTGGTCTTCACCGGCGGCTCGTCGCGGGTGGCGGATGCGATGGAATTGCTGGCCGGCGGCTACGGCAAGCGGCTTTTGATTTCGGGTGTGCATCCGACCAACGCCGCGCGCGACATTTCGCGCTCGCTGCCCGACAACCAGTCGCTACTCGGCTGTTGCGTCGATCTCGACCGCTCCGCCGCCAACACGCGCGGCAATGCCGCGGAGACGCGGCGCTGGGCGCGGGAGCGCGGCTTCAAGTCGCTGATCGTGGTGACGTCGAACTACCACATGCCGCGGGCCATTCTGGAATTGTCGCATGCGATGCCTGATGTCACGCTGATTCCGTTCGCGGTGATCGGCGAAAAATGGCGCGACGAGCCCTGGTGGACCAGCGGCGCGACGCTGCGTCTGTTGCTGTCGGAATATGCGAAATATGTCGCCGCGGAGGTGCGCGTGCGCCTCGCCAGTGCGGGCATCGATCTCGTGCCCGAACCTTCCGATCAGCCCACGCCGGCGCCGTCCCGGCCGGCGACGGCGCAAGTCAACTAG
- a CDS encoding cell division protein FtsX, whose translation MSRAGDEHGPLVDLGNERPQVPARARNMSPIVPRASISGRALVAVVAIMTFLASITTGTVLLVSASAAEWQSEVASEITVQVRPQAGRDLERDAAAVVEAMRTQPGIVQVKPFSKDESARLLEPWLGSGLSIEQLPVPRVVVARVQPGTTLDLAALRSRVTQVAPSASVDDHRAWIERMRSMTGATVFAGIGILALVIVATIISVSFATRGAMAANRPIVEVLHFVGAGDRYIANHFLRHFLRLGLEGGVIGGGAAMLGFGFSESIAGWFSGTPVGDQFAALLGTFSLPPSGYLALAVQAVAIAAITAWASRRTLFATLDDID comes from the coding sequence ATGAGTAGGGCCGGTGACGAGCATGGACCGCTGGTGGACCTCGGCAACGAACGTCCGCAGGTGCCGGCGCGGGCGCGCAACATGTCGCCGATCGTGCCGCGGGCGTCGATCTCCGGCCGCGCGCTGGTCGCCGTCGTCGCCATCATGACGTTCCTCGCTTCCATCACCACCGGCACCGTGCTGCTCGTCAGCGCGTCCGCCGCGGAATGGCAATCCGAAGTCGCCAGCGAAATCACCGTTCAGGTGCGCCCGCAGGCAGGGCGCGATCTCGAGCGCGACGCGGCTGCGGTGGTGGAGGCGATGCGGACGCAGCCCGGCATCGTCCAGGTCAAGCCGTTCAGCAAGGATGAGTCGGCCAGATTGCTGGAGCCGTGGCTCGGCAGCGGGCTGTCGATCGAGCAATTGCCGGTGCCGCGCGTCGTCGTCGCGCGCGTCCAGCCCGGCACCACGCTCGACCTCGCGGCATTGCGCTCCAGGGTGACGCAAGTGGCGCCGTCGGCGAGCGTCGATGATCACCGCGCCTGGATCGAGCGCATGCGCTCGATGACCGGAGCGACCGTATTTGCCGGCATCGGCATTCTCGCGCTGGTGATCGTGGCGACGATCATTTCGGTGTCGTTCGCGACCCGCGGCGCGATGGCGGCGAATCGCCCGATCGTCGAGGTGCTGCACTTCGTCGGCGCCGGCGACCGCTATATCGCCAACCATTTCCTGCGGCATTTTCTCAGGCTCGGGCTGGAGGGCGGGGTGATCGGCGGCGGCGCCGCGATGCTGGGTTTCGGCTTCTCCGAATCGATCGCCGGCTGGTTCTCGGGCACCCCCGTCGGCGATCAGTTCGCAGCGCTGCTCGGAACATTTTCGCTGCCGCCGTCTGGCTATCTGGCGCTGGCGGTACAGGCCGTGGCGATTGCCGCCATTACCGCCTGGGCGTCGCGGCGGACGCTGTTTGCGACGCTGGACGATATCGATTGA
- the ftsE gene encoding cell division ATP-binding protein FtsE: MVRFENVGLRYGLGPEILRDLSFVIPAHSFQFLTGPSGAGKTSLLRLLFLSLRPTRGLVNLFGQDVSLLGKDQIAGLRTRIGIVLQDFRLLDHMTTYENVALPFRVMGRDESSYRREVIDLLKWVGLGERMDALPPILSGGEKQRAAIARAVISRPQLLLADEPTGSVDPTLGRRLLRLFIELNRLGTAVIIATHDITLMDQYEARRMVLHQGRLHIYE; encoded by the coding sequence TTGGTTCGGTTCGAAAATGTCGGTTTGCGGTACGGGCTCGGCCCGGAGATTTTGCGCGACCTTTCCTTCGTGATTCCCGCCCATTCCTTCCAGTTTCTCACCGGTCCCTCGGGCGCGGGCAAGACCTCGCTGCTGCGGCTGCTGTTTCTGTCGCTGCGGCCGACCCGCGGCCTCGTCAACCTGTTCGGCCAGGACGTCTCGCTGCTCGGGAAGGATCAGATTGCGGGTCTGCGCACGCGCATCGGTATCGTGCTGCAGGATTTTCGTCTGCTCGACCACATGACGACCTACGAGAACGTGGCGCTGCCGTTCCGCGTGATGGGCCGTGACGAATCCAGCTATCGCCGCGAGGTGATCGACCTCCTGAAGTGGGTCGGCCTCGGCGAGCGCATGGACGCGCTGCCGCCGATCCTGTCGGGCGGTGAGAAGCAGCGCGCGGCGATCGCGCGCGCGGTGATCTCGCGGCCGCAATTGCTGTTGGCGGACGAGCCGACCGGCAGCGTCGATCCGACGCTCGGCCGGCGCTTGCTACGGTTGTTTATCGAATTGAACAGGCTGGGCACCGCGGTGATCATCGCGACCCACGACATCACGCTGATGGACCAGTACGAGGCGCGGCGGATGGTGCTGCACCAGGGACGGCTGCACATCTATGAGTAG